In the genome of Palaemon carinicauda isolate YSFRI2023 chromosome 20, ASM3689809v2, whole genome shotgun sequence, one region contains:
- the LOC137659714 gene encoding protein FAM200C-like, giving the protein MNMITASEKLSALTKKLPMWIKLIESGNFANFPSLDEAASAEEELPIPSEVKKHLQELIQSFQRYFHLEEGSVAQRWIRDPFLFNLDSLDDNGIMKDDLVELQTNDRI; this is encoded by the coding sequence ATGAATATGATAACTGCCAGCGAAAAGTTATCTGCCCTCACCAAGAAACTTCCAATGTGGATAAAGctcattgaaagtggaaattttgcAAACTTCCCTTCTCTTGATGAGGCTGCTAGTGCTGAAGAAGAGCTGCCCATCCCGAGTGAAGTAAAAAAACATTTGCAAGAACTGATTCAGTCCTTCCAACGGTATTTTCACCTTGAAGAAGGTTCTGTGGCACAAAGATGGATACGGGATCCATTTCTTTTCAACCTTGATTCCTTGGATGATAATGGTATCATGAAAGATGATCTTGTGGAGTTGCAGACCAATGACAGAATCTGA